Proteins from one Mucilaginibacter jinjuensis genomic window:
- a CDS encoding 2Fe-2S iron-sulfur cluster-binding protein, translated as MNVYNIKINFEEKDHESVILPIAEGESVLDVCLENGIELQHNCGGVCGCSTCHIYVNKGGDHVQEISDKEEDFIDRAINPRITSRLGCQCVMIDGDIEVTLPDQSQFMGH; from the coding sequence ATGAATGTTTATAACATCAAAATAAATTTTGAAGAGAAGGATCACGAGTCTGTGATACTGCCAATAGCCGAGGGTGAATCGGTTTTGGATGTTTGTTTAGAGAACGGAATTGAGCTTCAGCACAATTGTGGTGGTGTTTGCGGTTGCAGTACCTGCCATATTTATGTGAATAAGGGGGGAGATCACGTGCAGGAAATTTCTGATAAAGAAGAAGACTTTATTGACCGTGCCATTAACCCGCGTATTACTTCGCGACTGGGTTGCCAGTGTGTAATGATTGATGGCGACATCGAAGTTACCCTGCCAGACCAATCGCAGTTTATGGGCCACTAA
- a CDS encoding KdsC family phosphatase, which produces MLDKLKDITTFIFDVDGVLTDGSVYVTDSGEQGRQFNIKDGYAIQLAVKCGYNVCAISGSRSKIALHRLNSLGVQDVHIGAHTKTLNFRSYIEEKGVNPQNVLYMGDDIPDLEVMKLVGLPVCPADAAEEIKAVSTYISPIAGGRGCVRDVIEKVLKIQQKWMGEQAYSW; this is translated from the coding sequence ATGCTTGATAAACTTAAAGATATAACCACTTTTATATTTGACGTAGATGGCGTGCTTACCGATGGTTCTGTTTATGTAACAGACTCGGGCGAGCAGGGCCGCCAGTTTAATATTAAAGATGGTTATGCCATTCAGCTGGCTGTAAAATGTGGTTATAATGTTTGTGCTATATCAGGCAGCAGATCTAAAATTGCGCTGCATCGTTTAAATAGCCTGGGTGTGCAAGATGTGCATATTGGTGCGCATACTAAAACGCTTAACTTCAGAAGTTATATCGAAGAAAAAGGCGTTAACCCGCAAAATGTATTGTATATGGGCGACGATATTCCTGACCTGGAAGTAATGAAACTGGTTGGCTTACCTGTTTGCCCTGCCGATGCTGCCGAAGAAATAAAGGCTGTAAGCACCTACATATCACCAATTGCAGGTGGCAGAGGATGTGTGCGCGATGTAATTGAAAAAGTGCTTAAAATACAGCAAAAATGGATGGGCGAGCAAGCCTATAGCTGGTAA
- a CDS encoding cytochrome c maturation protein CcmE — translation MKKSSIIGIIVIAVAIAVIISTYSSSSTYGSFNDASKTTSSLQVVGHLVKDKQLYYDAHKDANYFSFYMTDNKGQECKVVFTGTKPQDFERSEQIVLTGQMQGSEFHASKILMKCPSKYTQDKVEITETKAKTANI, via the coding sequence ATGAAAAAAAGTTCAATCATAGGCATTATTGTTATTGCTGTGGCAATAGCGGTTATTATTAGCACATATTCAAGCTCAAGTACTTATGGGTCGTTTAACGATGCCTCAAAAACTACGAGTTCGTTACAGGTTGTTGGTCACTTAGTGAAAGACAAGCAACTGTATTATGATGCACATAAAGATGCCAATTACTTCTCTTTTTATATGACCGATAACAAAGGTCAGGAGTGTAAAGTTGTGTTTACAGGTACCAAACCGCAGGATTTTGAGCGTTCGGAGCAAATTGTTTTAACCGGCCAAATGCAGGGGAGTGAGTTCCATGCTTCAAAAATTTTGATGAAATGCCCGTCTAAATACACTCAGGATAAGGTAGAGATTACAGAAACCAAAGCCAAAACGGCTAATATTTAA
- a CDS encoding Rossmann-like and DUF2520 domain-containing protein, whose protein sequence is MRITMIGSGNVSTHLAAALKNAGHRIIQVFSPNIGHASLLAYHVGAEATDDISTINAETDLFIIAVKDDAIADIAEQLAVHQKLMVHTSGATSLKVLSEVTPKAGVFYPLQTFSKEKELDFRSVPLCIEGTDEAITKHLIELGQTISNNIYRVDSAQRKILHLSAVFACNFPNYLYYVAQNLLVKHELDFNLLRPLIMETAEKVQQQFPAVAQTGPAVRNDVQTMAAHEQLLEGDVFLQNLYRLLSEGVMKMEKN, encoded by the coding sequence ATGCGAATTACAATGATAGGCTCGGGCAACGTAAGTACGCACTTAGCTGCCGCTTTAAAAAATGCCGGGCATCGTATTATACAGGTATTTAGCCCCAATATTGGGCATGCATCACTTTTAGCCTATCATGTGGGTGCCGAAGCAACAGATGATATCAGCACAATTAACGCCGAAACCGACCTGTTTATTATAGCTGTTAAGGATGATGCTATTGCTGATATTGCAGAGCAACTTGCAGTGCATCAAAAACTTATGGTGCATACATCAGGTGCCACATCTTTAAAAGTACTATCCGAAGTAACACCCAAAGCAGGTGTGTTTTACCCGTTGCAGACATTTAGTAAAGAGAAGGAGCTTGATTTTCGGTCGGTACCGTTATGTATAGAAGGCACAGATGAGGCTATTACCAAACACTTGATTGAACTGGGCCAAACCATCAGCAATAATATTTACCGGGTAGATAGCGCCCAACGGAAGATATTGCATCTTTCGGCTGTGTTTGCCTGCAATTTCCCGAACTATTTATATTACGTAGCACAAAATTTACTGGTCAAACATGAGCTTGATTTTAACCTGCTGAGGCCGTTAATTATGGAAACGGCAGAGAAGGTACAGCAACAGTTTCCGGCGGTTGCACAAACGGGTCCGGCGGTTCGTAACGATGTGCAAACCATGGCCGCGCATGAGCAATTACTGGAAGGTGATGTTTTTTTACAAAACCTTTACCGTTTACTGAGCGAAGGTGTGATGAAAATGGAGAAAAACTGA
- a CDS encoding M1 family metallopeptidase: MKITLTLCCGAMLLATSVNAQKHRTAATDTVTSNYYAPDLFAPLFHQQKGNEFHSANGNPGAKYWQNRADYVLKAKIDTATKVLSATENITYTNNSPDELGYLWLQLDQNTYKADARSNRYTASGATQHTDGYQLASVQVSQNGKTEKVNYTVTDTRLQIRLNKDLAANGGKINILITYKYTIPGAFGNRTDYTDTKNGKIYEIAQWYPRMCVYDDSQGWDTLPFLGSGEFYCEYGDFDYTVTVPGNMIVAGSGELVNPTEVLTPTQISRLNEARNSDKTVMIRSAADVTDPKSRPAKGDLTWHFKMQNTRDVAFGASSAYVWDAAKVNLPGGKTSLAMSVYPVESVGADKWDRATEYLKKSIEYFSQKWFVYPYPVAINEAGIAGGMEYPGIVFDGITDSGKDLFWITAHEIGHNWFPMIVGSDERRFGWMDEGFNTFIDVYASDVVNHGEFGPKRDDEYAPKGGYPADEIVATITDPDAPVIMTNADAVPEKYRHPIVYFKPALGLILLREQILGKDRFDYAFKNYIKKWAYKHPQPEDFFRSMENGAGEDLAWFWRGWYFNNYKLDVALIEAKYADKDAKKGLTITIANKEQMAMPLTVEITFKNGGKSRMQLPVETWLQNRTTTFTIPTTKEISQVILDPDHALPDVNRANNVMKVR; encoded by the coding sequence ATGAAGATTACACTGACCCTATGCTGCGGCGCAATGCTGTTGGCTACTTCTGTTAATGCCCAAAAGCACCGCACGGCTGCTACAGATACTGTTACATCTAATTACTACGCCCCCGATCTTTTTGCACCATTGTTTCATCAGCAAAAGGGAAATGAATTTCATTCGGCCAATGGTAATCCCGGTGCTAAATACTGGCAAAACCGTGCCGATTATGTACTGAAAGCGAAAATTGATACCGCAACCAAAGTATTAAGTGCTACCGAAAATATCACTTACACTAATAACAGTCCAGACGAATTAGGCTACCTGTGGCTTCAGCTCGATCAAAACACTTATAAAGCCGATGCGCGATCTAACCGCTATACTGCATCTGGAGCTACACAACATACCGATGGCTACCAGTTAGCATCGGTACAGGTGAGCCAAAATGGTAAAACAGAAAAAGTAAATTATACCGTTACTGATACCCGCTTACAGATCAGGTTAAACAAAGACCTGGCCGCTAATGGCGGAAAGATCAATATCCTGATTACCTATAAATATACCATCCCCGGCGCATTTGGTAACCGTACAGATTATACAGACACTAAGAATGGTAAGATCTACGAAATTGCCCAGTGGTATCCTCGCATGTGTGTTTATGATGATTCGCAAGGCTGGGATACGCTTCCTTTCTTAGGCAGCGGTGAGTTTTATTGCGAGTATGGCGATTTCGATTATACCGTAACTGTACCGGGCAACATGATCGTAGCCGGATCGGGCGAGTTGGTTAACCCAACAGAAGTATTAACCCCAACGCAGATCAGCCGCTTAAATGAGGCGCGGAATAGTGATAAAACGGTAATGATCCGCTCTGCCGCTGATGTTACAGATCCCAAATCTCGCCCGGCAAAAGGTGACCTAACCTGGCACTTTAAGATGCAGAATACTCGCGATGTGGCTTTCGGTGCATCATCTGCTTATGTATGGGATGCAGCGAAGGTTAACCTGCCGGGTGGCAAAACATCGCTGGCTATGTCGGTTTACCCGGTTGAAAGCGTTGGTGCAGATAAATGGGACCGTGCTACCGAATATCTGAAAAAATCGATCGAATATTTCTCACAAAAATGGTTTGTGTACCCCTATCCCGTAGCTATTAACGAGGCCGGAATTGCAGGCGGTATGGAATACCCGGGTATTGTGTTTGATGGCATAACTGATAGTGGTAAAGATCTGTTCTGGATCACAGCGCACGAAATTGGCCATAACTGGTTCCCGATGATCGTAGGATCGGACGAGCGCCGTTTTGGATGGATGGACGAAGGATTTAATACCTTTATTGATGTTTACGCATCAGACGTGGTTAACCATGGTGAATTCGGCCCTAAACGCGATGATGAGTATGCACCTAAAGGTGGTTATCCTGCTGATGAGATCGTAGCTACAATTACTGATCCTGACGCACCGGTTATTATGACCAATGCCGATGCCGTACCCGAAAAGTACCGTCACCCTATCGTATACTTTAAACCGGCCCTCGGTTTAATATTACTGCGTGAGCAGATATTGGGTAAAGACCGTTTTGACTATGCATTTAAAAACTATATCAAGAAATGGGCATATAAACACCCGCAGCCCGAAGACTTTTTCCGTTCGATGGAGAATGGCGCAGGCGAGGATTTAGCCTGGTTTTGGCGCGGCTGGTACTTCAATAACTACAAACTGGATGTAGCTTTGATTGAAGCTAAATATGCCGACAAAGACGCTAAAAAAGGCCTTACCATAACCATTGCCAACAAAGAGCAAATGGCGATGCCTTTAACTGTAGAAATAACCTTCAAAAACGGCGGCAAATCGCGCATGCAGTTGCCGGTAGAAACCTGGCTGCAAAACCGTACAACTACTTTTACCATCCCTACTACTAAAGAAATAAGCCAGGTAATTTTAGACCCGGATCATGCATTACCTGATGTTAACAGGGCTAATAATGTAATGAAAGTGCGGTAG
- the ccsA gene encoding cytochrome c biogenesis protein CcsA, with translation MDTAFKGEHLLPGHLGQFFIILAFGSALLSAISYYFATTSTNKLDKSWFFLGRIGFFVNTISVVSIGACLFYIIYNNLFEYHYAWAHSSRKLPVYYIISSYWEGQEGSFWLWAFWQAVLGNLMIWKAKTWEKPVMTVIALSQTLLASMLIGVELFGTRIGSSPFILLRQAIEGPIFSRPDYLTFIKDGNGLNPLLQNYWMVIHPPTLFLGFASMVVPFAYAIAGLWQRRYKEWLPAALPYALFAVMILGTGIIMGSFWAYESLNFGGFWAWDPVENASVIPWLTLIAAVHVMVVYKNTGHSYFTATFLVLISFVLVLYASFLTRSGILGETSVHAFTDLGMKWHLVIDVLIFLAICVYLIIARWKELPITKKDEETYSREFWMFVGAIFLGLSCFHLTLVTSIPVWNWIFGTKLAPPTEPVKHYNVIQASFAVVVTLLTGVSQFLKYKTTDTTRFFITTFVYLLFSALLGGLVIYVTGIYKLHFIFSLVMIGAIFTVLSNAKVLSDVFKGKVKLAGSAVAHIGFGLILVGALIAAGTSSVVSQNNSGIGYGDEFAKTSNPKENIMLYKNQPIQMGGYTVTYFGDSVSAPNHYFKVDYKKIDASGKVTEEFVLKPNSQANNKMGLVSSPDTKHYLFHDLYTHVTMAPIKGDLDGEDGGHSETDDDKNYDAPVSHTIAVGDTIRFREGFMVLKSLNKETHVENIPLKGTDVAVGAAFEITSHEKTYKAEPIFMIKDGNAFDFAKKVDDAGLKLRFSKIIPEQNKVEVQVFQQPESKKPYIVMKAINFPYINFFWSGTIIMVIGFLMSIFRRNKELKISNSNAELKESKVKLQKA, from the coding sequence ATGGATACAGCTTTTAAAGGCGAACACCTTTTACCCGGCCACCTGGGCCAGTTCTTTATTATTTTAGCATTTGGTTCTGCGCTTTTATCGGCCATCAGTTACTATTTTGCCACCACCAGCACTAACAAGCTCGATAAATCGTGGTTTTTTTTGGGGCGAATTGGCTTCTTTGTTAATACCATTTCTGTAGTAAGCATCGGTGCCTGCTTATTCTACATCATTTACAATAATCTTTTCGAATACCATTACGCCTGGGCGCACTCATCGCGCAAGCTGCCGGTATATTATATTATTTCCAGTTATTGGGAAGGGCAGGAGGGCAGTTTCTGGCTGTGGGCATTTTGGCAAGCGGTTTTAGGTAACCTCATGATCTGGAAAGCCAAAACATGGGAAAAACCTGTGATGACGGTTATTGCCTTATCGCAAACCTTGTTGGCTTCCATGTTAATCGGTGTCGAACTATTCGGTACACGTATTGGTAGCTCACCATTTATCTTATTACGCCAGGCTATCGAAGGGCCAATCTTTAGTCGCCCGGATTATTTGACTTTTATTAAAGATGGTAACGGCTTAAACCCGCTATTGCAAAATTATTGGATGGTTATCCACCCGCCAACCTTATTCTTAGGGTTTGCATCAATGGTGGTTCCGTTCGCTTATGCTATTGCCGGTTTATGGCAACGCCGTTATAAAGAATGGCTGCCTGCTGCATTGCCTTATGCTTTGTTTGCGGTAATGATTTTGGGTACCGGTATTATCATGGGCTCATTCTGGGCTTATGAATCACTAAACTTTGGTGGTTTCTGGGCATGGGACCCGGTAGAGAATGCTTCTGTTATTCCGTGGCTTACATTAATTGCCGCTGTACATGTAATGGTGGTCTATAAAAATACAGGTCACTCGTATTTTACGGCTACTTTTTTAGTATTGATCAGCTTTGTGCTGGTATTGTATGCGTCGTTCCTGACCCGTAGTGGTATTTTGGGCGAAACCTCTGTACATGCTTTTACCGATTTGGGTATGAAATGGCACCTGGTAATCGATGTATTGATCTTCCTGGCCATTTGCGTTTACCTGATTATTGCCCGCTGGAAAGAGCTTCCTATCACTAAAAAAGATGAAGAAACCTACTCGCGCGAATTCTGGATGTTTGTAGGTGCTATCTTTTTAGGTCTTTCATGTTTCCACTTAACGCTGGTTACCTCTATCCCGGTATGGAACTGGATTTTTGGTACCAAGTTAGCACCGCCGACTGAGCCTGTTAAACACTATAACGTTATACAGGCATCATTTGCTGTAGTAGTTACCTTGCTTACAGGCGTATCTCAGTTCCTGAAATATAAAACTACAGACACCACCCGTTTTTTCATCACCACGTTTGTATACCTGTTATTCTCTGCTTTATTAGGTGGCCTGGTTATTTATGTAACCGGCATCTACAAGCTACATTTCATCTTCTCATTGGTAATGATCGGTGCCATATTCACCGTGTTATCAAATGCAAAGGTGTTATCAGATGTATTTAAAGGCAAGGTAAAACTGGCAGGATCTGCAGTAGCACACATTGGTTTTGGATTGATATTGGTAGGCGCTTTAATTGCAGCAGGTACCAGCAGTGTAGTTTCACAAAACAACAGCGGTATTGGTTATGGTGATGAGTTTGCCAAAACATCAAACCCGAAAGAAAATATAATGCTGTACAAAAACCAACCAATACAAATGGGCGGTTATACAGTAACTTATTTCGGCGATTCGGTATCGGCACCTAACCATTACTTTAAAGTTGATTATAAAAAGATAGATGCATCGGGTAAAGTAACCGAAGAGTTCGTACTAAAACCAAATTCGCAGGCTAATAATAAAATGGGTTTGGTTTCATCACCTGATACTAAACACTATTTGTTTCACGATTTATACACTCACGTTACCATGGCGCCAATTAAAGGCGACTTGGATGGCGAGGATGGCGGCCACAGCGAAACTGATGACGATAAAAACTACGACGCTCCGGTATCACATACTATAGCCGTTGGTGATACTATCCGTTTCCGCGAAGGATTTATGGTTTTAAAGAGCCTGAACAAAGAAACCCACGTAGAAAATATCCCGCTTAAAGGCACGGACGTTGCCGTTGGCGCTGCTTTCGAGATTACCTCGCATGAGAAAACTTACAAAGCCGAGCCAATATTTATGATTAAGGATGGCAACGCTTTCGATTTTGCTAAAAAGGTTGATGATGCCGGACTGAAACTACGTTTCTCAAAAATTATTCCTGAACAAAATAAGGTAGAGGTACAGGTTTTCCAACAACCGGAAAGCAAGAAACCATACATAGTAATGAAGGCGATTAATTTCCCTTACATTAACTTCTTCTGGTCGGGTACTATCATAATGGTAATTGGCTTCCTGATGTCGATCTTCCGCAGAAATAAGGAGTTGAAGATCTCAAACAGTAATGCTGAGCTGAAAGAAAGCAAAGTGAAATTACAGAAAGCATAA
- a CDS encoding Maf family protein, translating to MKSIHHLPQIILASKSPRRQELLRLLDVDFKVVLKEVDESYPEDLKPEEVAVYIAEKKAKAYDESIGDEIVLTADTIVCIDDLILGKPESPEHAVEMLKLLSGRVHRVITGVCILYKHQYNKFYDVSEVFFRKLTDAEIQNYVDQYKPLDKAGAYGIQEWIGLTGIEKINGSYTNVVGLPTEKLYQQLVKVIK from the coding sequence ATGAAAAGCATACACCATCTTCCCCAAATCATACTGGCATCAAAATCACCACGGAGGCAGGAGCTGTTGCGTTTGCTGGATGTTGATTTTAAAGTGGTGCTGAAAGAGGTTGATGAATCGTACCCCGAAGATTTAAAGCCCGAAGAGGTAGCCGTTTATATCGCTGAGAAAAAGGCGAAAGCTTATGACGAAAGTATAGGCGATGAAATTGTGCTAACAGCCGATACCATTGTGTGTATCGACGACTTGATTCTGGGCAAACCTGAATCGCCCGAACATGCCGTTGAAATGTTGAAACTGCTTTCAGGCCGTGTACACCGGGTGATAACCGGCGTATGTATTTTATATAAACACCAGTATAATAAGTTCTATGATGTGTCTGAAGTTTTCTTCCGCAAACTTACAGATGCCGAAATCCAGAATTATGTAGATCAATACAAGCCATTAGACAAGGCCGGAGCCTACGGTATCCAGGAATGGATAGGGTTGACGGGGATTGAGAAGATAAATGGATCTTATACTAATGTGGTGGGGCTGCCAACAGAGAAACTCTATCAACAGTTAGTTAAGGTCATTAAGTAG
- the iscX gene encoding Fe-S cluster assembly protein IscX → MQDKFALPIHWNDHEDIAMGLYEKFGDDFDESKIYRIRFTDLLEWVLSLPDFAGTREQSTEGHLEQIQSAWVYEWRDNQ, encoded by the coding sequence ATGCAAGATAAATTTGCCCTGCCAATCCATTGGAATGATCATGAAGATATTGCCATGGGGCTTTACGAAAAATTTGGTGACGATTTTGACGAGTCGAAAATATACCGCATCCGTTTTACGGATCTGTTAGAATGGGTATTGTCCCTTCCTGATTTTGCAGGTACCCGTGAGCAAAGTACAGAAGGCCATCTGGAGCAAATTCAAAGCGCCTGGGTTTATGAATGGCGTGATAATCAATAA
- a CDS encoding alpha/beta fold hydrolase produces MKIFKVIAVTILFLLVSVSILIGALYIFKDKEKKELTDADRKKAGGEYIKLSKGITHYQIAGPDTGKTIILIHGFSVPYYIWDGTFEYLVSQGFRVVRYDMYGRGFSDRPYITYRKDVYIDQLTELISALKLRTPLSIAGISFGGGVTTDFTCLHPELVDKVILIDPTYKDKRPNVPQFVTIFEEAITPDDRAMGQLSDFKYPQNHPDWVDKYKVQMEYKNFRWALASTEYNYHYNAPESNACLNTKHKPVLLIWGKEDHTVPFKYSDSIRSVLKTDFFPVPDAGHLPSIEKADTVNAKILAFLRQ; encoded by the coding sequence ATGAAGATTTTTAAAGTAATTGCCGTTACTATTTTGTTTCTGCTGGTCAGCGTCAGTATTCTGATAGGCGCACTATATATTTTTAAAGACAAAGAAAAGAAAGAACTTACCGATGCCGACCGTAAAAAAGCAGGTGGCGAATATATTAAATTGAGTAAAGGCATTACCCACTACCAGATAGCCGGCCCCGATACCGGTAAAACAATCATACTTATTCATGGCTTTAGCGTACCCTATTATATTTGGGATGGCACTTTCGAATACCTTGTTAGCCAGGGCTTCAGGGTTGTACGTTATGATATGTATGGTCGTGGCTTTTCAGACCGGCCTTATATCACTTATAGGAAAGATGTATATATAGATCAGTTAACCGAACTGATCTCTGCACTAAAACTACGTACTCCTCTTAGTATAGCTGGTATTTCATTTGGCGGCGGGGTAACAACTGATTTCACCTGCCTTCACCCCGAGCTTGTTGATAAAGTAATATTGATCGATCCTACCTATAAAGATAAACGACCTAACGTCCCCCAGTTTGTAACCATTTTTGAAGAAGCTATTACCCCCGACGACCGCGCCATGGGCCAGCTAAGCGATTTTAAATACCCGCAAAACCATCCGGACTGGGTTGACAAATACAAGGTGCAAATGGAATATAAAAACTTCAGATGGGCTTTGGCATCAACAGAATACAATTACCATTACAATGCGCCCGAGAGCAACGCATGCCTTAATACAAAGCACAAACCTGTATTATTAATTTGGGGGAAAGAAGACCATACCGTACCATTTAAATACAGTGATTCGATACGCAGTGTATTAAAAACAGATTTTTTTCCTGTACCTGATGCAGGGCACCTGCCATCGATAGAAAAAGCGGATACTGTCAATGCGAAGATTTTAGCATTTTTGAGACAGTAA
- a CDS encoding ABC transporter permease, whose amino-acid sequence MIKNYFKIAFRNFRKHKLFTLINIVGLTIGISAALVIYLIVHFDFTFDKFHPDGDRIYRVVSNYGYNGESGYNAGVTTALPAAVKGEISGLAESAPIRLMYDPNVIIQNGEKAAAKFKKQSDVILADGRFFNVFAYKWLEGSAKSALASPFQVVLSAKQAKLYFPGLNYSQMIGKQVVYEDTIKTTVSGIVANFKENTDITFHDFISFSTIQRVKSLKDDVSENWGATSYASQFYVKLNNKVTAQNVQRQMNDLFKRRNPKVEQSTNNFHKFILQPLSDLHFNNDFAGYNTHIANKTTLYSLLLIALFLLVLGCINFINLTTAQASQRAKEIGIRKTMGSSRKQLIVQLLSETFIITLLAVILAISITPGILKLFADFIPKGVQANLLQVPVVAFLLILTIAVSLLSGFYPAIVLSAFKPVAVLKNQTNTATGKTRNAWLRKSLTVTQFVIAQFFIMATILVSKQIYYVMHKDLGFKKDAIIIVETPYKTMLTNKKQIFINKLAGMPQIATLSVGDQPPSSDNWNSYEAIYKDGKKEIKTSLQIKSGDANYLKVYHLKLLSGRNLRLGDSSKSILVNANYAKSIGFKNPGDATGTYINYNGSNTEIIGVLADFYQESLRGAIKPLGVIYPEMYHDRFIHIALKPETAGGNEWKTAIGSLQKAWRETYPEDDFEYHFFDEKIAKFYESEQHTSQLLSWATGLSIFISCLGLLGLAMYTTNLRTKEIGVRKVLGATVTQIVTLLSTELVWLVVLAFVLVTPVAWLVMHKWMQNFTYRTTISWWVFALSGAGMLLTALITLSFQTIKAAIANPARSLKSE is encoded by the coding sequence ATGATTAAAAATTATTTTAAGATCGCTTTTCGTAATTTTCGCAAGCATAAGTTATTTACACTAATTAACATTGTTGGCCTTACCATCGGGATAAGTGCAGCGTTGGTGATCTATCTGATTGTACATTTTGATTTTACGTTCGATAAATTTCATCCTGATGGCGATCGGATTTACCGTGTAGTATCTAACTATGGTTATAATGGTGAGAGTGGTTATAATGCAGGCGTAACTACGGCGTTGCCCGCAGCAGTGAAAGGGGAAATATCCGGACTTGCGGAGTCGGCACCTATTAGATTGATGTACGACCCTAATGTGATTATTCAGAATGGGGAGAAGGCTGCGGCTAAATTCAAAAAGCAGTCTGATGTGATTTTGGCCGATGGGCGATTTTTCAATGTTTTTGCTTACAAATGGCTGGAAGGTTCGGCTAAAAGTGCATTAGCTTCACCATTTCAGGTCGTATTGTCGGCAAAACAGGCTAAGCTGTATTTTCCCGGTCTCAATTATAGCCAAATGATAGGGAAGCAAGTGGTTTATGAAGATACCATCAAAACAACAGTGAGTGGCATTGTGGCCAATTTTAAAGAGAATACGGATATTACATTTCATGATTTTATTTCATTTTCTACCATACAGAGAGTTAAGAGCTTGAAAGATGATGTGTCTGAAAACTGGGGTGCTACCAGTTATGCTTCGCAGTTTTATGTAAAACTTAATAATAAGGTTACAGCCCAAAATGTGCAACGCCAAATGAATGATTTGTTTAAACGGCGTAACCCAAAGGTAGAGCAGAGCACAAATAACTTCCACAAGTTTATATTGCAGCCATTAAGCGATTTGCACTTCAATAACGATTTTGCCGGTTATAATACACACATCGCCAACAAAACCACGCTTTATAGTTTGTTGCTTATTGCTTTGTTTTTACTTGTTTTGGGTTGTATCAATTTTATCAATCTAACTACAGCGCAGGCATCGCAAAGGGCAAAAGAGATTGGCATCCGTAAAACAATGGGCAGCAGCCGTAAGCAACTTATTGTTCAGCTTTTAAGCGAAACCTTTATAATCACTTTATTGGCAGTGATACTGGCCATAAGCATAACACCAGGGATATTAAAGCTCTTTGCAGATTTTATACCCAAAGGTGTACAGGCCAATTTATTACAAGTACCAGTTGTCGCATTTTTACTCATATTAACTATTGCAGTAAGCCTGTTATCTGGATTTTACCCCGCTATTGTACTGTCGGCTTTTAAACCTGTTGCTGTATTAAAAAATCAGACTAATACTGCTACCGGTAAAACCCGTAACGCATGGTTGCGCAAATCATTAACGGTAACCCAGTTTGTTATAGCACAGTTTTTTATTATGGCTACCATATTGGTGAGCAAACAGATTTATTATGTAATGCATAAAGATTTGGGCTTTAAAAAAGACGCCATTATTATTGTTGAAACTCCCTATAAAACCATGCTGACAAACAAGAAGCAGATTTTTATAAATAAGCTTGCCGGTATGCCGCAAATAGCAACGCTTAGTGTTGGAGATCAGCCTCCATCGTCTGACAACTGGAACTCGTACGAGGCTATTTATAAAGATGGTAAAAAGGAGATTAAAACGAGTTTACAGATAAAATCAGGTGATGCCAACTATTTAAAAGTATACCATTTGAAACTATTAAGCGGCCGCAATCTAAGATTGGGCGATAGTTCGAAATCAATATTGGTTAATGCTAATTACGCAAAAAGTATTGGGTTTAAAAATCCGGGCGACGCTACCGGTACTTATATCAACTATAATGGATCAAATACAGAAATTATAGGCGTACTGGCAGATTTTTATCAGGAATCATTACGTGGTGCAATTAAACCTCTGGGCGTTATTTATCCGGAAATGTATCATGACCGTTTTATTCATATTGCTTTAAAACCTGAAACTGCCGGCGGTAATGAATGGAAAACAGCGATAGGTAGCCTGCAAAAAGCCTGGAGAGAAACGTATCCGGAAGACGACTTTGAATATCATTTCTTTGACGAGAAAATTGCCAAATTTTATGAAAGCGAACAACATACATCCCAACTGCTAAGCTGGGCTACCGGGCTATCTATCTTTATCAGTTGCCTTGGTTTATTGGGCCTGGCTATGTATACCACAAATCTGCGTACCAAAGAAATTGGTGTGCGCAAAGTATTGGGCGCTACGGTAACACAAATTGTAACCTTGTTATCAACCGAACTGGTTTGGCTTGTAGTACTTGCTTTTGTATTGGTAACCCCGGTTGCATGGCTTGTAATGCACAAATGGATGCAAAACTTTACCTATCGTACTACCATTAGTTGGTGGGTATTTGCATTAAGCGGGGCAGGGATGCTGCTAACGGCCTTAATTACGCTGAGTTTTCAGACCATAAAGGCAGCTATTGCAAACCCTGCGAGGAGTTTGAAAAGCGAATAG